The Nycticebus coucang isolate mNycCou1 chromosome 10, mNycCou1.pri, whole genome shotgun sequence sequence GTTCTCACGGGTATCATAGATGTAGAGGTCATTGCAGATGGTGTCTCTAGCTCTGGTCAGAGTTTCTCCACCAAACAGCACAGCAAAGGGTCCCACCACAGAACATGAGTGATGCCGTAGTCCGTGGGGCCCCTTCAGGGACCCCTGCCCACTGCTCACAAGCCTTGCCAGCTGTTCCACCAAATGAGAAGCAACAGGTGTCTCTTCctagtggggggaaaaaagggaCTTGTTTGAAGGGATTTGGGCATCACAATTTTAGTCCCTTCCACCCTAAGCAAGATAAGAGGAGACTCTAgcactctagcaggggtcctcaaactttttaaacagggggccagttcactgtccctcagactgttggagggccggactatagttttaaaaaaagaactatgaacaaattcctatgcacactgcacatatcttattttgaagtaaaataacaaaatgggaacaaatacgatcacaccgcctcatgtggcctgtgggccatagtttgaggacgcctgtctaGGGGACTGAGttgagtggattgcttgatctcaggagttggaaacctgCCCCAGCAAGatggagatcctgtctcttttttttttttgagacagagcctcaagctgtcgccctgggtagagtaccttggcatcacagctcacagcaacctttaactcctaggctcaaataattctcctgccttcgcctcccaagtagctggtacgacaggcacccaccacaacactcggccatttttttctctttttttttggttgcagccatccttgtttggcgggtccaggctggattagaacccaccagctcaggtttatgtggctggcgccttagccgcttgagccacaagcaccgagccTGGAGatcctgcctcttaaaaaaaacaaaaatacccaggcattgtggtgggcagttgtagtagctacttgggaggctgaggcagaagatcacttgaacccaagagtttgaggttgctgtgagctacaatactatagcactctacctagggcaacaaagtgagactttcaaaaaaaattaaagatatgagGATATAATACCTTAATCTTCCCATGACTCCAATGCCCAGCTACTTCTGGTTCACATGAGTTGCAGCCCCCAAAGAGTAATAGCTGATGACCTGGGTagggcccaggagtttggagcAGGGCAGCACAGTGCCCTGAGCGTGAGGCTATGTGGCAATGTTCTTCCTTATAGCTGTAAATATGCAGAAAATCAGGCCTTAGTGGGGTTTTCTGGAAAATAAGCACCACTGCCCTTGCCAAGGATGGAAAGGCATGGGACAGCGAGTGCCATAGGTTTGATCATAGGGAGGGTGATGCTGGAAAGTTCAGGAGTCTTAGGGTAGGCTCCAGCAGAATTGAGGTGTTAAGGTGAGCATGTGGATAAACTGCCTGAGAAATCTGGCTTTTGGTTTTCCAGAGTGTAGATGCAAGGAGAGTGAAAGGCTTTGGGTAAAGAGTGCCATACCAATAGGTGCGGGCGCGGGGGTCCAGCCTTAATGTGTATATGCTTCCATACAGTCGCTGAGTGCGGACACCTCCCTCTCGGCCAGTCACGCGCAGCTCTCCATCGGAGAGGAGGGTGCAGGTGTGATTACTGAGACCGGCAGGAGGCCGATTGGCAGGGGTCGCTGTCCACGCCTCCCATAGTCCGCGCTCTGTGTCCAGCGCAGTCACTGTGGCCAGGCGGCGCGACCCATCCCAGCCGCCCACCACGCAGAGCCACCGCCCACCCACGGGTGCCGCGTCGTGGTGACTGCGCGTGGGGCTGTCGCGGGCTCCCAGCCGCACTGCCTGGCCCCTAGCAGGGTCGAAAACCACTGTGTCACTGCTGGGCTCTCTATCTCCTCCTCCTAGGAGACCCCCCACCAGATAGAATCGTCCCCGGAGTTCAGTGCATGAATGGAAGGCCCGAGCCAAAAGCCCGTCCCGCGCCACCGGCCGCCAGGCCCAGCTCGAGCTCCTTGCCCGACTCGAAGGCACCGCCACTGCCATGGCCCGAAGGAAGGGAGGGCAGCGGGGTGGGCTCTGGCAAAGCTCCCCTACATGGGAGGGCGAGGCACCTCGTCTTCCGTAGGCTTCCCGGGGCCCGTTCCCCTACCGGACATCAGCCCGGTTCCCACCTCAAGCTGCCGCCTCCTTTCTGCTGTCGCCCAGCAACCACTGCACAGGCTGCAGCAAACTGAAGGTCGCAAAGCACCGGTTACCGTGGAGACGAGAGACCTGGGAGCTACCGGAATCCTACAGTGGTGTTACCGAGGCGACAGGAGCTGTGCCAGGTcgataaaaatccttaaagataGCCGCAGAAAGTCAGCTGACAGCCATTTCCTCAGAAGAACCCCTGTTATTGCATCTGCGAACTGACTCATAGTTATGAGGTGCAGATGTTGCTCCACGGGGACGGGGAAGAGCCACGTCCTTTTGGCTTGCGGGTTCAGTTCAGACGGACCTTCcctgggaggaggtgggaagggggaACCAACGTCAGAGGGCAAAGAAGTGAAAACTTACTGAGCGCAGGCTAGGAGTCACGAGACTTGGATTCTGGTCTCCGCTGTGCCCAAGACTAGCAAGAGGACTGTTTCCCTTTAGGCCTTCTCAGCGTCTCATGTATAAAACGAGCTGTTGATTTCATTAGGTTTTCTTCCATACCAAAGTTCTGTGGCCGCGAAGGTCCTGATAGACCAAGTGGGAGAGTCCTTCCAGCGCTGGCCACAAGGAGGTAGCAGAACTCAGTCTCGGGGGCCGGGCCGGGGCTGGGGCGGGGTGGCAGGGGGGGCGGCGGCCGCGCGTGTTTGAGCGCCTTGTGCACGCGCTTGGTTGGGTTGGAGTGAGGGAGGGAAAATACCTTAGGAATACTTCAACCTTGGACAACATTTAGTGAAGTTGAGTCCCAGGAAGAGTAAGTCTTTATTTCATCTTGTTCATACAACACAAGGGAACTGAAGCACTGTGGCATCTGAATTAAGAGCAGGGAATTTCTTCTGATGAGATCACTGACAAAAGCTGCCCAGCCTTAGAAGCTGGATGGGGGTGAAGTGGAGGAGGAGTGAGAAAAACAGACCCTTATCCCTTCCTGGGATAGTGTAAACTAGCCAATTTACACTTGTATGTAcactggcttttattttattttattttatttgtttttttaattctttttttaatttttatttattttttttattaaatcatag is a genomic window containing:
- the KLHDC9 gene encoding kelch domain-containing protein 9 isoform X1, translated to MAVAVPSSRARSSSWAWRPVARDGLLARAFHSCTELRGRFYLVGGLLGGGDREPSSDTVVFDPARGQAVRLGARDSPTRSHHDAAPVGGRWLCVVGGWDGSRRLATVTALDTERGLWEAWTATPANRPPAGLSNHTCTLLSDGELRVTGREGGVRTQRLYGSIYTLRLDPRARTYCYKEEHCHIASRSGHCAALLQTPGPYPGHQLLLFGGCNSCEPEVAGHWSHGKIKEETPVASHLVEQLARLVSSGQGSLKGPHGLRHHSCSVVGPFAVLFGGETLTRARDTICNDLYIYDTRKSPPLWFHFPCADRGLKRVGHRTCLWNDQLYLVGGFVEDGRTASPQVCILDLFI
- the KLHDC9 gene encoding kelch domain-containing protein 9 isoform X2, with product MAVAVPSSRARSSSWAWRPVARDGLLARAFHSCTELRGRFYLVGGLLGGGDREPSSDTVVFDPARGQAVRLGARDSPTRSHHDAAPVGGRWLCVVGGWDGSRRLATVTALDTERGLWEAWTATPANRPPAGLSNHTCTLLSDGELRVTGREGGVRTQRLYGSIYTLRLDPRARTYCYKEEHCHIASRSGHCAALLQTPGPYPGHQLLLFGGCNSCEPEVAGHWSHGKIKEETPVASHLVEQLARLVSSGQGSLKGPHGLRHHSCSVVGPFAVLFGGETLTRARDTICNDLYIYDTRENQTNA